In Antechinus flavipes isolate AdamAnt ecotype Samford, QLD, Australia chromosome 3, AdamAnt_v2, whole genome shotgun sequence, a genomic segment contains:
- the COQ8B gene encoding atypical kinase COQ8B, mitochondrial, translating to MWTPHLGGSAPQRLGRVLAPPTVSRGKCPWPPASPCHPHHGSQARTQNSAGPASGRLSKEDIQRAREAARPRVGLRPQLSERAQERKVPASRISRLANFGGLAVGLGLGALVEVARTSLSGAQAGGGRGPAPFLSEANAERIVKTLCTVRGAALKVGQMLSIQDNSLISPELQRVFERVRQSADFMPRWQMMRVLEEELGRNWRSKVASLEEKPFAAASIGQVHHGVLPDGTEVALKIQYPGVAQSIRSDVENLLAVLKMSVALPEGLFAEQSLQALQRELAWECDYRREAACARTFRQLLEGDPFFRVPAVIEELSTGRVLAMELASGVPLDQCQGLSQDVRNRICRELLRLCLQELFEFRFMQTDPNWANFLYDASSHKVTLLDFGASRKFGSEFTDHYIEVVKAAADGDRVRVLKKSQDLKFLTGYETKAFSEAHVEAVMILGEPFASAGPYDFGAGDTARRVQSLVPVMLRHRLCPPPEETYALHRKLAGAFLACARLRANIPCGDLFHEVYHNYWAPRPSGREESLCPPSLQAPGT from the exons ATGTGGACCCCGCACTTGGGAGGGTCAGCCCCCCAGAGACTGGGCCGCGTGCTGGCCCCGCCCACTGTCTCCAGAGGGAAGTGCCCGTGGCCCCCTGCCTCCCCCTGCCACCCCCACCACGGCTCCCAGGCCAGGACTCAGAACAGTGCCGGGCCGGCCTCGGGCCGACTGAGCAAAGAGGACATCCAGAGGGCCCGGGAGGCGGCCCGGCCCAGGGTGGGGCTGAGGCCCCAG CTGAGTGAGCGCGCCCAGGAGCGGAAGGTGCCCGCCTCCCGGATCAGTCGCCTGGCCAACTTCGGGG GACTGGCCGTGGGCCTGGGTCTCGGGGCCCTGGTGGAAGTGGCCCGGACGTCCCTGTCAGGAGCGCAGGCCGGCGGGG GACGCGGCCCCGCCCCCTTCCTCTCGGAGGCCAACGCGGAACGCATAGTGAAGACCCTGTGCACAGTGCGAGGAGCCGCGCTCAAGGTTGGCCAGATGTTGAGCATCCAGG ATAACAGCCTCATCAGCCCCGAGCTGCAGCGCGTCTTTGAGCGGGTCCGGCAGAGCGCCGACTTCATGCCGCGATGGCAGATGATG AGAGTCCTGGAGGAGGAGCTGGGCAGGAACTGGCGCAGCAAGGTGGCCTCCCTGGAGGAGAAGCCCTTCGCCGCCGCCTCCATCGGCCAGGTCCATCACGGCGTGCTGCCCGACGGCACCGAGGTGGCGCTGAAGATCCAG TACCCCGGCGTGGCCCAGAGCATCCGCAGCGACGTGGAGAACCTCCTGGCCGTGCTGAAGATGAGCGTGGCCCTGCCCGAAG GGCTCTTTGCTGAGCAGAGTCTCCAGGCCCTGCAGCGGGAGCTGGCGTGGGAGTGCGACTATCGCCGGGAGGCCGCCTGCGCCCGCACCTTCAG GCAGCTCCTGGAAGGGGACCCCTTCTTCCGGGTGCCCGCGGTGATCGAGGAGCTGAGCACGGGCCGGGTGTTGGCCATGGAGCTGGCCAGCGGGGTGCCCCTGGATCAGTGCCAGGGCCTGAGCCAAGATGTCCGGAACCGG ATCTGCCGGGAGCTGCTGCGGCTCTGCCTTCAGGAGCTGTTCGAGTTCCGATTCATGCAGACGGACCCCAACTGGGCCAACTTCCTGTATGACGCCTCCAGCCACAAG GTGACCTTGCTGGACTTCGGGGCAAGCCGGAAGTTTGGCTCAGAGTTCACAGACCACTACATTGAG GTGGTAAAGGCTGCTGCCGATGGGGACCGGGTGAGGGTCCTCAAAAAATCTCAGGACCTGAAGTTCCTGACTGGCTATGAAACCAAG GCGTTCTCGGAGGCCCACGTGGAAGCCGTCATGATCCTCGGGGAGCCCTTTGCCAGTGCCGGCCCCTATGACTTTGGGGCAGGGGACACGGCGCGCCGGGTGCAGAGCCTGGTCCCCGTGATGCTGCGCCACCGGCTGTGCCCTCCGCCGGAGGAGACCTATGCCCTCCATCGAAAGCTGGCGGGGGCTTTTCTGGCCTGCGCCCGTCTTAGGGCCAATATCCCTTGTGGGGACTTGTTCCATGAAGTCTACCACAATTACTGGGCTCCCCGACCCTCAGGCCGGGAAGAGAGTCTGTGCCCCCCCTCACTGCAGGCCCCAGGGACCTGA
- the ITPKC gene encoding inositol-trisphosphate 3-kinase C codes for MRRCPCRAPPATEARRRRSRGPGPEGGGLLPPRDRPDAARASGALDTAGDPPGSAEARGAPDTTGGRDGPRGTLDTVGPQGTLDTAGPRGTPDSAGPRGTPDSAGELGMLDTAGAPDEPDRTEPRGAPDTAGAEWTLVPALAGDPGTAGDVEPQPHVGGPSGGSGRAGLRGPRGSTEAPGDLVSAGPRDQGDPAGTGQPDATQPRDQLGRALGMLVTLGSQDQPDGPCRPPDGDREGSRGWPEGAGPWELKAGESSETRQDGGRPPGEPTRPEQEGSGDQPATPGRAGPWAGSDGDGGRAQGTPGDTAGLGERGATKLPGTERAGLLGQPDTDPSRLSPGEAGPWGPQDHSEAPSDAAIPQCGPERRASGALSRDALGGWPDRDDPEGDPLGAQLDGAEGPGAGPAGEGLAGRLDAQIAPGWLKGDRSEARSLHCWRRADSAGGLPGRLGGDVAQGQPGCPGTDGPVPEPEHESPLGKQAAGDGPFPEPERAGSWGRRGEDVPMGAPDRDGANSLGRAEPPGAWARPPSCGPEPRLDSKAPPGQPRRDGPPLGAEQDGLWGPRDGDAGPGRRLDGDTLDVGLRDGPPGRPESPGGCGHFGDGFEPGLVRAGALAALDVDRPPGQLELGGPGGALEFLLLEERCHTLLSGGPQGPVPRVIITPEPGAGPQGREQEAPWPHAVGSPARGPGGSGGLSSASSFDESEDDVVVGSGGGSDAEEGPRNVSWRKLKSAVHYAPFVVSFRKHYPWVQLSGHKGNFQAGEDGRILKRFCESEQRSLEQLMEDALRPFVPAYYGVVEQDGEAFNQMEDLLADFSTPSIMDCKMGTRTYLEEELAKARERPRPRRDMYEKMVAVDPSAPTAEEHAQGAVTKPRYMQWRETVSSTATLGFRIEGIKKADGTCNTNFKKTQRAEQVTRVLEDFVNGDRDLLRKYVERLQELRGTLENSPFFRTHEVVGSSLLFVHDQSGLAKVWMIDFGKTVPLPPPQTLSHRLPWEEGNREDGYLWGLDNVIELLDSLAQS; via the exons ATGAGACGTTGTCCCTGCCGGGCGCCGCCGGCCACGGAGGCGAGGAGGCGGCGGAGCCGAGGCCCGGGGCCCGAGGGGGGCGGGCTGCTGCCGCCGCGGGATCGGCCGGACGCCGCGAGGGCCTCGGGGGCGCTGGACACCGCCGGGGATCCCCCGGGCTCCGCCGAGGCCCGGGGGGCGCCGGACACTACCGGGGGCCGGGATGGGCCGCGAGGGACACTAGACACTGTAGGACCCCAGGGGACGTTGGACACTGCCGGGCCCCGGGGGACGCCGGACTCTGCTGGGCCCCGGGGGACGCCGGACTCTGCCGGGGAACTGGGGATGCTGGACACCGCTGGCGCTCCGGATGAGCCGGACAGAACTGAGCCCCGGGGGGCACCAGACACCGCCGGGGCCGAGTGGACGCTGGTCCCTGCCTTGGCCGGGGATCCCGGGACTGCTGGGGATGTTGAGCCTCAGCCGCATGTCGGGGGGCCCTCAGGTGGGTCGGGCAGAGCTGGGCTCCGGGGGCCCCGGGGCAGCACCGAGGCACCAGGTGACCTAGTGAGCGCGGGGCCCCGGGACCAGGGAGACCCCGCCGGGACCGGGCAGCCCGACGCCACCCAACCCCGGGATCAGCTGGGCAGAGCTCTGGGGATGCTGGTCACTCTCGGGTCCCAGGACCAGCCAGACGGGCCCTGCAGACCGCCGGACGGAGACAGAGAAGGCTCTCGGGGATGGCCAGAGGGCGCCGGCCCCTGGGAACTGAAGGCCGGGGAAAGCTCTGAGACCCGGCAGGATGGAGGCCGCCCCCCGGGGGAGCCGACAAGGCCAGAGCAGGAGGGCTCCGGGGATCAGCCGGCGACACCTGGCAGAGCGGGGCCCTGGGCGGGGAGCGACGGAGACGGTGGCCGGGCCCAGGGGACACCCGGGGACACGGCTGGCCTTGGGGAACGAGGAGCCACAAAGCTGCCCGGGACGGAGAGAGCCGGCCTCCTCGGACAGCCCGACACCGACCCCTCCCGGCTGAGCCCGGGGGAGGCGGGTCCCTGGGGGCCGCAGGACCACTCAGAAGCACCGTCGGATGCAGCCATCCCCCAGTGTGGCCCAGAGCGGAGGGCCTCTGGGGCCCTGAGCAGAGACGCCCTGGGAGGCTGGCCGGACAGAGATGACCCGGAGGGGGACCCCCTCGGGGCCCAGCTGGATGGGGCAgagggccctggggctgggccagCTGGTGAGGGTCTCGCGGGGAGGCTGGATGCTCAGATTGCTCCCGGGTGGCTCAAGGGAGACAGATCGGAGGCACGGTCACTCCACTGCTGGAGACGGGCAGACAGTGCGGGGGGCCTGCCGGGGAGGCTGGGCGGTGACGTGGCCCAGGGGCAGCCAGGCTGTCCGGGCACAGACGGCCCCGTACCCGAGCCGGAGCACGAGAGCCCTCTGGGGAAGCAGGCCGCCGGGGACGGTCCTTTCCCGGAGCCAGAGAGGGCTGGCTCCTGGGGACGGCGGGGTGAAGATGTCCCCATGGGAGCTCCGGACAGAGACGGGGCTAACTCCCTGGGGAGGGCAGAGCCACCCGGTGCCTGGGCACGGCCTCCCAGCTGTGGACCTGAGCCGCGGCTGGACAGCAAGGCCCCTCCGGGGCAGCCCCGCAGAGACGGCCCCCCGCTGGGGGCAGAGCAGGATGGCCTCTGGGGACCAAGGGACGGAGATGCTGGCCCCGGAAGGCGGCTGGACGGGGACACCTTGGACGTGGGGCTCAGAGACGGCCCCCCAGGAAGGCCAGAGAGCCCTGGGGGTTGTGGACACTTCGGGGACGGCTTTGAACCCGGGCTGGTCCGTGCTGGGGCCCTGGCTGCTCTGGACGTCGACCGCCCCCCGGGGCAGCTGGAGCTGGGGGGCCCCGGCGGGGCCCTGGAATTCCTTCTGCTTGAAGAGCGGTGCCACACCCTGCTCTCCGGGGGCCCCCAGGGGCCCGTGCCGCGGGTGATCATCACCCCCGAGCCCGGGGCCGGACCGCAGGGCCGGGAGCAGGAAGCCCCTTGGCCCCATGCCGTGGGGTCCCCGGCCAGGGGCCCTGGAGGCAGCGGAGGCCTGTCATCTGCCTCGTCCTTCGATGAGTCCGAGGATGACGTGGTCGTCGGCAGCGGAGGCGGCAGTGATGCTGAGGAGGGTCCCAGG AACGTGTCCTGGAGGAAGCTGAAGTCGGCCGTGCACTACGCGCCCTTCGTGGTGTCCTTCCGGAAGCACTATCCCTGGGTCCAGCTGTCCGGACACAAGG GCAACTTCCAGGCCGGGGAAGATGGGCGGATCCTGAAAAGGTTCTGTGAGAGTGAACAGCGGAGCCTGGAGCAGCTGATGGAGGATGCCCTTCGCCCGTTTGTGCCTGCCTATTATGGGGTGGTGGAGCAGGACGGAGAAGCCTTCAATCAGATGGAGGACCTGCTGGCTGACTTCAGCACGCCTTCCATCATGGACTGCAAGATGGGCACCAG GACGTACCTGGAGGAAGAGCTGGCAAAGGCCAGGGAGCGTCCCCGGCCTCGTCGGGACATGTATGAAAAGATGGTGGCCGTGGACCCCAGTGCTCCCACCGCGGAGGAGCACGCCCAGGGCGCCGTCACCAAGCCCCGCTATATGCAGTGGCGAGAGACCGTGAGCTCCACGGCCACTTTGGGCTTCCGGATCGAGGGCATCAAG AAGGCAGACGGCACCTGCAACACCAACTTCAAGAAGACTCAGAGGGCGGAGCAGGTCACCCGGGTCCTGGAGGACTTTGTGAACGGTGACCGAGACCTCCTG AGGAAGTATGTGGAACGCCTGCAAGAGCTTCGAGGAACCCTGGAAAACTCCCCCTTCTTCCGAACTCATGAG gTGGTGGGCAGCTCGCTTCTCTTTGTCCACGACCAGAGTGGTCTGGCCAAGGTCTGGATGATCGACTTTGGCAAGACCGTGCCTCTGCCGCCACCCCAGACCCTCAGCCACCGGCTGCCCTGGGAAGAGGGCAACCGGGAGGACGGTTACCTGTGGGGGTTGGACAACGTCATCGAGCTTCTGGACAGCCTGGCCCAGAGCTGA
- the ACTMAP gene encoding UPF0692 protein C19orf54 homolog isoform X3, which yields MAGSLLALPRDVPLERIVALARERGYTAHGEMFSAASMARLAEEVFGCQAELLAGGLGEPNRSRVLQHLISGRPLLVPYDEDFNHEPCKKRGHKAHWAVGAGVLLGVPGPALSPDYEEDTELKGLFYPASGKPPPPLPDPPEAIYLLCKQGKSWHYQLWDYQQLCESNLQLAQLAPSRTTDGRVYVVPPGGVLAGLCGQALLLRPHPGVTPGPEGDGASR from the exons ATGGCGGGCTCTCTGCTGGCGCTCCCCCGGGACGTCCCCTTGGAGAGGATCGTGGCCCTGGCTCGGGAGAGGGGCTACACTGCGCACGGAGAGATGTTCTCAG CCGCCAGCATGGCGAGGCTGGCCGAGGAGGTCTTCGGCTGCCAGGCGGAGCTGCTGGCCGGAGGCCTCGGGGAGCCCAACCGAAGCCGCGTGCTACAGCACCTCATCTCCGGCCGCCCGCTGCTGGTCCC CTACGACGAGGACTTCAATCACGAGCCCTGCAAGAAGAGGGGGCACAAGGCGCACTGGGCCGTGGGCGCAG GCGTGCTGCTCGGGGTTCCTGGCCCGGCCCTGAGCCCAGATTATGAGGAGGACACGGAGCTGAAGGGCCTGTTCTACCCGGCCTCCGGCAAGCCCCCACCACCCCTGCCAGATCCCCCGGAGGCCATCTACCTCCTCTGCAAGCAGGGCAAGAGCTGGCACTATCAGCTCTGGGACTACCAGCAGCTTTGTGAGAGCAATCTGCAGCTGGCACAGCTGGCCCCGAGCAGGACCACCGACGGCAGGGTCTACGTGGTGCCCCCCGGAGGGGTGCTGGCCGGCCTCTGCGGCCAAGCCCTGCTGCTGCGGCCCCACCCGGGGGTGACGCCGGGGCCCGAGGGAGACGGAGCATCCAGATGA
- the ACTMAP gene encoding UPF0692 protein C19orf54 homolog isoform X2: MQLWLPLRLGMAEKRRGMSPSFIPSPRLTFRGDLKWILFCADVPSLIQEGPQCGLVALWMAGSLLALPRDVPLERIVALARERGYTAHGEMFSAASMARLAEEVFGCQAELLAGGLGEPNRSRVLQHLISGRPLLVPYDEDFNHEPCKKRGHKAHWAVGAGVLLGVPGPALSPDYEEDTELKGLFYPASGKPPPPLPDPPEAIYLLCKQGKSWHYQLWDYQQLCESNLQLAQLAPSRTTDGRVYVVPPGGVLAGLCGQALLLRPHPGVTPGPEGDGASR; this comes from the exons GTTCAGGGGGGACTTGAAGTGGATTCTCTTCTGTGCGGACGTGCCCTCTCTCATCCAGGAAGGCCCCCA GTGCGGCCTGGTGGCGCTGTGGATGGCGGGCTCTCTGCTGGCGCTCCCCCGGGACGTCCCCTTGGAGAGGATCGTGGCCCTGGCTCGGGAGAGGGGCTACACTGCGCACGGAGAGATGTTCTCAG CCGCCAGCATGGCGAGGCTGGCCGAGGAGGTCTTCGGCTGCCAGGCGGAGCTGCTGGCCGGAGGCCTCGGGGAGCCCAACCGAAGCCGCGTGCTACAGCACCTCATCTCCGGCCGCCCGCTGCTGGTCCC CTACGACGAGGACTTCAATCACGAGCCCTGCAAGAAGAGGGGGCACAAGGCGCACTGGGCCGTGGGCGCAG GCGTGCTGCTCGGGGTTCCTGGCCCGGCCCTGAGCCCAGATTATGAGGAGGACACGGAGCTGAAGGGCCTGTTCTACCCGGCCTCCGGCAAGCCCCCACCACCCCTGCCAGATCCCCCGGAGGCCATCTACCTCCTCTGCAAGCAGGGCAAGAGCTGGCACTATCAGCTCTGGGACTACCAGCAGCTTTGTGAGAGCAATCTGCAGCTGGCACAGCTGGCCCCGAGCAGGACCACCGACGGCAGGGTCTACGTGGTGCCCCCCGGAGGGGTGCTGGCCGGCCTCTGCGGCCAAGCCCTGCTGCTGCGGCCCCACCCGGGGGTGACGCCGGGGCCCGAGGGAGACGGAGCATCCAGATGA